Proteins co-encoded in one bacterium BMS3Abin02 genomic window:
- a CDS encoding hypothetical protein (NfeD-like C-terminal, partner-binding), giving the protein MPCWKVVPVSTDVMQIVADCERYWIATQVPRRAALEMKAELEQHLRLATAEGKSPEAVVGPELSRFAEMWAQEQRDPLIDPARTWRSVADGERLHRRSRLGVIVVFVAAATAIGLAAAVFDKGSNEMENELWRWVWISAAFVFGVGEVFTAGFFILPFAVGAVVAAVLAWLNVAVGVQWAAFIVVSILALIGLRRLAPADEPQPSVGANRLIGSFGKVLEAVEPIHDQGRVKVETEEWRATTDTERIEEGTTVTVIGVRGTRLVVEPIEKTEER; this is encoded by the coding sequence ATGCCGTGTTGGAAGGTGGTGCCCGTGTCAACTGATGTGATGCAGATCGTCGCAGATTGCGAGCGGTACTGGATCGCGACACAGGTGCCTCGCCGGGCAGCGCTCGAAATGAAAGCGGAACTCGAGCAGCATCTCCGGCTGGCCACTGCCGAGGGCAAGAGCCCCGAAGCGGTGGTCGGGCCCGAATTGTCTCGTTTTGCAGAGATGTGGGCGCAAGAGCAGCGGGATCCGCTGATCGACCCTGCCCGGACCTGGAGATCGGTGGCAGACGGGGAACGACTGCATCGCAGATCGCGGCTCGGTGTGATCGTCGTCTTCGTCGCCGCAGCGACAGCGATCGGACTTGCGGCAGCAGTCTTCGACAAAGGGAGCAACGAAATGGAGAACGAACTGTGGAGGTGGGTATGGATCTCGGCTGCCTTCGTCTTTGGAGTGGGTGAGGTCTTCACGGCCGGCTTCTTCATCCTGCCCTTCGCCGTCGGCGCGGTCGTCGCGGCGGTGCTTGCCTGGCTGAACGTCGCCGTCGGCGTTCAGTGGGCGGCATTCATCGTTGTGTCGATCCTCGCGCTGATCGGCCTGCGCAGACTCGCGCCGGCGGATGAGCCCCAGCCCTCGGTCGGGGCGAACCGTCTCATCGGCTCGTTCGGGAAAGTCCTCGAAGCAGTCGAACCGATCCACGACCAGGGTCGCGTCAAGGTCGAGACGGAGGAGTGGCGGGCAACGACAGATACCGAGCGAATCGAAGAAGGCACGACGGTGACCGTCATCGGCGTGCGTGGGACCCGACTGGTCGTCGAACCAATCGAAAAAACAGAAGAAAGGTAG
- the yqjI gene encoding transcriptional regulator YqjI: MSVEHSSQLLKGALDLCLLALISEEPSYGYEMVRKLQERGLTLVSEGSIYPSLSRLQKQGLIEGYKVASEEGPKRKYYRIRRAGEVKLAEWSAAWRELTQGVDAVLEGGARVN, translated from the coding sequence ATGAGTGTCGAACACAGCTCGCAGCTCCTCAAGGGTGCCCTCGATCTGTGCCTCCTGGCACTGATCTCGGAAGAACCCAGCTACGGCTATGAAATGGTGAGGAAACTGCAGGAGCGAGGGTTGACACTGGTGAGCGAGGGCAGCATCTACCCGTCCCTCAGCAGGCTCCAGAAGCAGGGCCTCATCGAGGGATACAAGGTAGCTTCGGAGGAAGGCCCGAAGCGCAAGTACTACCGAATCAGACGCGCAGGCGAGGTGAAGCTGGCAGAGTGGAGTGCAGCATGGAGGGAGCTGACGCAAGGTGTAGATGCCGTGTTGGAAGGTGGTGCCCGTGTCAACTGA